From Aegilops tauschii subsp. strangulata cultivar AL8/78 chromosome 5, Aet v6.0, whole genome shotgun sequence:
TATGTGGATGAATGTTGCCACCTAGTTCCTCAATATGTGTTTTGGTAAGCATATGTATGGATATGTTGTTGAATGTTGCTATGGTAAAGCTTGAATGTAAGAATATGCTAATGGTGATGATTAGGGTTAGGTAATGGTGATACTTGTGGTTTTGTAGCAAGAACTAGGTTTAGGTCACTCACTAACTAAAAGGATCGATACAGtcaactagaggggggggggtgaataggagaccaCAAATTTTAATCTTGTCGTTTTTTAAGGCAAAGCGGATAAAAGagttcactagatatgcaactaggtgaatgCAACCTATATGTCAAGCAAGCTGCAAGAAAaaaaatgctaggcaacaaactaattagcaagccaacaagcaaACAACCACAAAGTAAggtgcgggaaaggattaaccacaagtgagacgaggacgcggattttaacccgaagttcactcttccttgggaaagagctactctccgtttggagcggtactggagccaaagcttgcggaacgccaccgaaggctcaccgtattctccttcgagtcacccccaacggatgagcctcaaatcactcggggttggtcttgaaggctaccaccacacctttacaaacttctccggagcacaccacaagcaaggaagcttccggaggaacctctaaccgcctaggagcccaagctccaagagtaacaagtcaatggggaagaaatgttgcggggaacgcgatttggtttggtcaagTTGTAGAccgggtcttgctctcccaatccccaaagtttcaacaagtttgggtggagggattgagagtattgagcaaaatggggtgtagcaatggtggagctcaacaagacattagggttgagggttggaggtggaagaaggccctatatatagtgttcttgagctggtggggatttctgcccgttggaccccgtgcgcacgggctaagtcagccccgtgcgcacggggtactcaGAGACTATCAcaccaccccgtgcgcacggggggggggggggtcagaagaccccgtgcgcacggggtactcaAAGAGTTACGTAGTACCCCGTGTGCATGGGGGTCaaaagaccccgtgcgcacggggtactcagagagttacgtagtaccccgtgcgcacgggggtcaaaggaccccgtgcgcacggggtacccagTAACTTTCTGTTGCAAGCTTTCTGAGTACCACAACACACACACTAGGTTCTTTAGGTGGTCGGAGTGGGAAGGATAAGAGAGTAAGGCTCGGCAATGGCATTCCCACACGACTTTCATCCACACaaacccctcttaatagtgcggtcTTTCCTACGACTCGAAGCAAACCAAAACTAAAACCTTCGAAGCGTCAAAATACCACGCCTTTGCCCTTTTTgaaatgggggggggggcgcacacCTCCATCGAGGGCACTTAGAACCAATATCCTGAGATAAACTTAAGCAACCGATATTAGTTCAACTAACCACATTttcatcacaccaaaatatagTATAAGTGCCACTTGCACTTTCACTAACATTCTCGCTGAATAGTCATGTAGGATGGACAACATTACCAGCATTGAGAAAACTTATGAGGCGGCAGAAGAACGTCGACGCCAACTCATCGAGGCAGAGATGAACATGCGGGTAAAGAGTTGTGACAAGGCGTATGCAACTACAAGGGAGTTAAATCTGCATTAGTTCCCTGAGTACCCTCCAAAGGTCATCGCTTAAAAAGAAAATAATCTTCGTGAGCTTGAGAGGAAGGAAGGGGATTGTAGACACGATCTGAAAATGCAGATCACATTTCCCGCTAGTAGGGAAGAATTTGATCCAGTTGACCTGAAAAGGAGAGGGCAGATCATTGGGTGGGCAATCAAGGAATGAGCGTCACCGATACCTACCCATGCTGTTCGTTGGTATTGGATTCGCAAAAGAACGAATGTCGTTAGTTGCTGGCCACGATCCAATGATATTTGATTGGAGCCCATGCCATATTGTGAACAGGAAATTGCAAACAACAAATTTTCTAGGGAATAGATGCAGCGAGACCCCCTTTTGGATGCTTCGAGATTGTTTGAACTCCTGTGATGTTTTATGTCATTTGAACTCCAAGATGTCGTATGTCATTTGAACTCTATGATGTCGTATGTTATTGGAACTCCCAAGATGCATGCCATTTGAACCAAGTGATATTGTATGGTCCCTTTTGAGCTCGAAAATGTTGCATCTCCTTTCAACTTAGCGATTCCTGTGGAATTAGTTGAGATGAAAAATATAAAATTGTAACGGGTAGTTAACTTGTGCAAGCAATGTCGCGACCCTACCACCATAACCTCCGGTGGTAAGGTCCTATAGCATACTGCCAGGAACCTTGGCGGTAGGTTCCCACGCCCTACTGCCCCCAAAAAACTAGTACCATTTCACTAAAATTTGAAGCCATACCGCCAGGGCCTTGGCTGCAGGGTCCCATGCCTTACCACCCCCCAAAAAGGCAAGCAGGTTCCTGTACCATTTCAATAAAATTTGAGGGCCTACCGCCAGGGACCTTGGCGGAAAGGTCCCATGCCCTACTTCCCCCAAAACACACACACAAgttctactacaatttacctaaAATTCAATGGCCTACCGTTAGGGACCTAGACAGTAGGGTCCCATGCCCTACTGCCTCGAAACAACACACGTAGGTTCCAGTACCATTTCAAATAATTTGAGGCCTACCGCCACGGACCTTGGCTGTAGGGTCCTACTACCTACTGCCGACCTGTTTGGCGGTAGGGTTTTCGAGCACAAATAAGTTTTTTCAGACGAGTAATTCATGACGTAGGACTCAAACAATTCACAAGTTCATAGCACACAAATATTTTTAAtgcaaaatagttcatcacaagtttttttgataaagagttcgtcacaagttaatgaaATAATGCATAAATAGCCAAGTTCATAACAAAAGTAGTTCATGACAAAGTTCATAACACATGACATGCACCAGAAGTTCATGACAGAAAGCACAACTCAAGTTCACGATATAGTTCACAACTTCTTGACATAGTTCTCAAACATTAGCACAACTCAAGTTTCTATTGAGTCACATGGGGCCATTGCCCCTTCTTGTCGCGTACCTCATCCTCCACCTGTGCAAGGCGAGCCCTTGCAAGCTTTTTTGCCCCCTTATCTTCAAAATCCTTTCACATTTTTTTAATAAATTTGGAACTTGTTTGAAATCCCAAAATTACTTAAGAAAgcagaagaaaaaaatgaaataaaaaataGGGCACCCCGCACATGGACTGACCCAAAAGGGcgcaggaggggggggggggtgcgtgcTGACTCGTTTGCCAGCGCCTAGCGCACCAAATAGGAGGGACGCGACTATGTGTTGCTTATAGTGAGGACGAACAAGGTCTTGCCTGAAGCGGGCAATAATGGGCTAGCCCAGCGCGCTAGGGGTCTATAAGCCTTAAGCACTTGTTTATTTtgcattttatttttgttttttgcttttgtTTTTTTACTTGTGTTACATTTTGAAATATTCTAAACAAATTATTCGGGACGGAGGAAGTAGATTATAAAAATTACTTTACATAAAAATTTGAATAAATGTTAGtcatgcatttgaaaaatgttaaacctGGATAGAAAAATATTAAACTTGGATATAAAAATGTTCTAATGTATAAGAACAATGTACAATGTGTATAAAAAGAGTAGACATCGAAATATATATGAAACAAATTATTGAACATGTATGATTTTTTCCCTGATGCATAAAAAAATATTTACATGGTGTATGGGAAAATTTAGGCACCAAAAATAATTTAGATTTTTTAatcatgtattaaaaatgttgaacgtgtataaaaaaatgtttcCGGTATACATAAAATACTTGACATCAAAACATATGTAAAAATGTTCATCACATacttaaaaaatgttaaacatgtataaaatATATGTTCAATCTATATAGAAAAAGCAAGCatcaaaaatatatttgaaaaatGTAAATCACGTGTTTAAAAAAATGTGAAACATATACAAGATTATTGTTTCAGATGTATACGAAAAATGTACAACGTGTATGAGAAAATAGTAGACATAGTAATATATATTTTAAAATAGTTAATCAtgcattttaaaaatgttaaacatgtataaacAAAGTCTCATGTGTGTATACAAAACTATACATTGTGTGTGAAAAAAAGTAGACATGTACTGAAAAACCTCAAAGAAAACCAATGAAAActgaaaaagaaacaaagaaattcaaagaaaaaaggaaaaaagagagaAACCCTAAACAATGAAGAGAACCGAAGAAACTGATCCGAAACAGTATAACACAGTGAAAATTGAACAAGTCTAATGAGAACTGAAAACAAAGCAAAAAAAAAAGTAAAGGAAAAAGGCAGAGATGATGATATAAAAGACGAAAAAccgagaaagaaagaaaagaaagaaacaaggaaagaaaacgaaaaaaaactGGTATAAACACAAAGCTAAACCAAAAACACTGCAACGCAGTGAAGAAAGGTGCTACAATAACGGGGTAGCCCTATTCTGTAGCGAGACGGCGATTACGGGCTGCATTTTGCTATAGGCGAGATATACGGCCGGCGAAATAAGAGATTGCGAGGCAGTAGCTTTCCTCGCCTGAAGGCATCCGATTCGTGGCCTGCCCCAGTAGCGCAGACGTCACGCccgttttttcttttcttttctttatcttattttttattttcctatttttcttttAGTTTTTATATTGTTCATCACACATTTAAAAAATGTCAACCATGTATTTGAGAAAATGTTAATGGTGTAAATAAAATTGTTGCTGATGTAGACGATTTTTAAAAAAAATGTGTATTAAAAAACTAGCAATTAAAACAtgtatttgaatttttttaataaTGCATTAAAAATGTAACCTAGTATAAATTTTTTGTTAGTGCAGTTTTAGTAAAAAATTGATAACTTTCAGTAAAGTGTTGATACCAATATAAATAATATTCTTGTGTTTCAAAAAATGCACACGAACTTTAAAAAAATGTGTGTACAATGTCAAAAATTGTTTACGTAATGTAAAAAATGTTCATTTCCATTAAAAAATGTCCATGAAATTTTCGAAAATGTTTATACAATGCAAAAAAAGTGTTTGCGTAGTTCCGTAAAAAATGTTTATTTCCATAAAGAAGTAAATCATGTATTTGGATATTTTTTTGCatgtatttgaataaatgttcaaaacatgtatTTTGAAAAATATATATCAGGTATTTGAAAAATGACCAACATGTAATGCTTCACGTGTGCTCTAAAAATTTACCTTGTTACTGGTAAAAAAGTAGACATGCGTTTAAAATTAAAACTGGTGAAAACCTACaaagaaataaaaaagagaaaaaaattcaaaaaataggAAAGAAGTAGAATAAAACCAAAGTATAACAAAGAAATAATTGAAAACCAAAAAAACCAATGGGAAAACAGATAAAAccaaaggaaaaggaaaaaaataaaaccgcAGAAAACTGGtgagaaaacaaaagaaaagaaaaaaacattGAAAACATGACCTTTTTTTTGAGTTGATAGAAAACAGGAGCTGAACAAATCTACATCTCGCAACAAATCCGCGCGACTGGCCGACCAGCTTGTCGTCGTTTGTTGGCGATTCATATTTGAAATCGGTACGGGTGACATATAGGCCCTGCAGGCCCGGATGAGCTGCCCGCGGCGAAGAGTGCTTGTAGAAATTGGGTTTCTACAACTAGTTTGACTACCATAAAAAACTAACTTTTCTTTGTGGTTTTTTTTGGGGGTAAAACTACGTTGGCTTCAAACTGAATTGTATTTTTGACAGATATACTTCCTTTTGTAACCTTATACTCATCTTTTGTGTGTGTTTGAAATAGTCCCTGCAATATATTGCTTCGAAGATGGTACATAATACGCCTGGCCTGAACAAGGACACGACATCGAGAGATGTTGATGTATACGGCTAGATTATTACATACAAAAGAAAAGAACGAAAAATAGAAATCAACAGTACAACATGTCATCACCGTAGCGAACAACAACATGCACAAATAATAATCTTCGGAACACAACTGAAACCAGAAGAATTATTAAACATGCAAGCAAAATAGATGCATACATTTCCAACCTTGTCTCCGTTTGTGGTTCTTCGGCCCGGCATGAATTTCATATAGCATAATTGGACTCATGAGCCTCTCATAGGCAATGGAGCTTGCGCTATATCTTGAGGCTATCGACAATGTTTGCCCTTTCAGTCAGTGCCTGAAACTGGCGATGCACATAGTCATGTTTCTCAATAGAAATGTACCGTGCCACCTCCGCAAGCTCGGGGAGCGGTTTCACCATCCCGGCGACACATGCATCTTGGAATGTGGCGATGGTGGTTCGGTCTCTCTCGGCATCGACGAGCACCCTGTGTTCGACACTCTTGTACCTGCCGTTGGTGAGGACCTCGAGGATGTCACCTACGAAGACGGTCAGGGACCCCGGCAATGGCCGCACGGGGAACCACCTGCCGTCATTGCTAACCTGTAAGCCAGGCGTGGCGTCCACCTCCAGGACTATCGTCAAAAAGAGGCCGTCCGTGTGCGGTGGGATGCCGATCACCTTATCGGCGTTGTGCCGGCACGGAGGGTAGTGGTGGAACACGATGTTCTGGATCTTGCCCTGGACGGTTTCGAGAAGCGTCTCTGGTTTGATCCCAAGATCAATGGCCATGGACGCCATGAGAAGGCTTTTCAACTTGGTCATCTCTAGGGAGTACTTCTCAACTGCATCCCTGTTACAGCAAATCATTTTTTTAGGAACAAGTACAACATAGACGACGCACACACAAAAACGTATGTATTCTTATGTTTATATGTGTACTCACCTAAATGTTGGCAGCTCAGTAGGCCACAGGTCCATGTTTCTGTGGCCGATTGGCTGCGTTCCGAGGAGCAGAGACTCTGCCCAGTCCAGCTTACCCGTGGACGTGTTGAAGTGATGACCAAACCCTTGGAAGCCATCTTCTGCCTTGACGATCCCCACTGCTTTCTTCTTCTCCAGTGGCAACCTGAAGAACTCTCGGGTGCTATCCTTCACACGCTCCACAACCGTCTCGTCGACGCCATGGTTTCTTAGCTGCATATAATATTGTCAGGAGTAACAATTTGTCGATGAACTAAACAATTGCAACTAATATATTTTGACGATGTAATGGTCAGTGTCGATCTTGGACGTTGtactctttttttcttcttaatGATGAATTACATGAAGCTCTCCAACATGGTTTGGGAAAAACTGCACAAGAAATTGATGGATTAATTAGCTACTGACCTGGAAGAAACCCCAGTCCCGGCATGCAGCGCCAAGCTTGGCGATCTCCTCTGGTGACCCATCCAGCAGGCTGGCCATGTCTAGGACGGGGATAAGCTTGAGGCTCTCGTCGTCTCCGACGACAGTGCTGCCCCGGCCGGCGGTCTCGTCGGGCCAAACGTACCTGTCGGGGATGACGGTGGAGCCAGCGAATGCGGCCGCGGTGGCGTCCGTGATCTCGTCCCTCAGCATCTTCTTGGCGCTAGCCTCCATTGATCGCCTGCGTGTTCAAGCTTCTCCTCTGATGTGTTCTATTATAGCCTGTGTCGAGGGAGGGTAGTGATCCGTGTGGCTGTGAAATGTGAATGACAGTAAGTTAGGCACGAGTTGTTGGGAGAAAGGTTTTGCCTTTGCCTTTGGTGGATTGTAGTACGGTGTAATAGGAAATATCCATGCAGAGCGCATGCTGCATTTAAAAGAGTGGCAGTTTGGCTCCATCATCCACTACTCCATACACAAGATCACGTTTTAAGAACAAAAGTGAGGCATGCAGGTTGGTTAGTTGGCTTAATCCATTACCGCAGCATGTATAGAGTATAGACAGCACTGATTACAACAAAAGCACTGGGCTGAATAGCTTGGTTTGTTTTAGGAGAAAAGGCAAAATACCATCCTGTCCACCCAGTGGCACAATGTTGCATCGAGATCCGCAAATGCCATGTTGGAGAAAATTTTGAGTATTGATTTTCTATGTTTTTGAAAACTGAAAGGAAAGCGGATGAGAGCTGCCCCAGTCTACAGAGCGCTGGTGAGTGGTGAGAGGCACAATGGCCCTAGAATGGTGTAGATCTCCTGCTCACTCGGCCCCAGTTTTGACCTTCTGCTCCTGGTTCATGTTTTTTTTAAACAGGTTAATGTCCTTGGTAACACTGATCCATGCAGGAAAATTGCTGCCCGGGATGGAGATATTAAGAGCAACTTAAGTAGAGTTGTCGTATTGACAGGCTCCATGTCGCATTTGGAGGGCGCTTCATATGAGTATGGAGGTTGTCGAGGGAACGTGCGAACATAGATTCGCCAAAACGTGgcctttatattatttttcttgCATGTGGGACCTGTTTGACATTGCCTACTGTTAGAAGGGATAGAGGGGGATTGGTGGAATTGTTcgatgtattgcttgagcctcgtgggcatatatataggagtacatgatctaCTTAAAGTACAAGGCAAGCCAGAATATTTTCTAGTCTAACCCATGTTTCCTAATACAATCACGttactcaacatccccccgcagtcacaacggtagagacgcagacggtgagactcgagaagaatccgaaggcaagccgacggacaTCCCCCCACGGTCGTAACGGTCGACGCATCGcggagtcgtggctggagtggaaaccaacgaggttgctcaagtaggcggtagccctttgtgccatTTGTCGATGTAGCCAAGAGCATGGGTGGtggagccgtggtcgaggtagccgtgcgaagaatgccgtggtcgatgtcgagtcggggtggccggtgtcgaggaagtcgccGTGGAGTCGCGGGCGCAAGAGGGCGCCGAGTTAGCATGGGCGCAGTGATGTCGAAGTAGGGGTGCGCCGGGAAGAAAATGTTGTTGACGACGCGTCGCGGCGGGTTTGCCAAGCCCGGGGACACATCATGGACGAAGGCACGcaccggtgttgccagcaccgggcatgcgtagacggacgaagacgaagttgacgaagcgccgaccaggcttgccaggcccggggacacgttgtggatgaaggcacgcatcggtgttgccagcaccgggcatgcgtagacgagggacctgcacgagctgtacgccatgtcggaGAAGTCGAAGGGGCCAGCAAAGAAGAATTTGACGACGAttgcggcgtccatcggcgcagggccgatgtcaccaacggtggtcggagtagacgaagtggtcggggtagatgacggcgacgctggcggcgggctggtgcttggacgaagacgaagggggtggacgggcggcggtggcggccaaagaagagcggcggtggcggctaggttaggagtgcggcggcggtgctcgaagtaggcgagaaccctgacagcgtgacgaagaccggcgcggacggtggcgttcccgcgccaagggagACGGCGCGGCGCATACCACGGGAGGTCAACGCGCGGTGACGGCGGAGTGGACCGCGGGCCACGGCGCTACGGCCctaaggggcgacgcagcggcggcagGCGGGTCGGGGCGATGGCGGGAAGACCTCTGGGTGGCGGCGGGGACCGCGGGCCGCGACGctgcggcccgaaggggcgacacaACGGCGGTTCGTGAGTCGGTGCAACCGCGGGGACagcctcggggcggcggcggggaccgcgtatcgcgacactacggcccgaaggggcgacgcagcggcgacacacgagtcgatgcagccgcgaggagaaccacggggcggcggcgctgcggcccgacggggtgacgcagcggcagcccgatgctcgatcggtggagaggcgcgctgaactcggggacgatcttcacgggacctgcggaggcgcgtgtaaccgacgggccaggtcggtcgcgcggcgtagatgaggcggatcacagcggcgagcgggtgatcaagccgatcgcgcgcgaggtcggggacgccgctcggtggaggcatggtggcggcggagtccgagatgaaGCCGGCGACGACGGACGGCGTGGGACGTCGTGCGGACGAGCTTGTCAGCACCGGCACCCGGGCTGCCAAATCAACACCGGCGCCCGGGCAGCGAGGCCCGAGCGACCAACGGAGCAGTGGCGCCCGAGTTGAGGCAGCCGACGAGCCAGACGCAGTCGTCCCGAC
This genomic window contains:
- the LOC109741451 gene encoding protein SRG1 yields the protein MEASAKKMLRDEITDATAAAFAGSTVIPDRYVWPDETAGRGSTVVGDDESLKLIPVLDMASLLDGSPEEIAKLGAACRDWGFFQLRNHGVDETVVERVKDSTREFFRLPLEKKKAVGIVKAEDGFQGFGHHFNTSTGKLDWAESLLLGTQPIGHRNMDLWPTELPTFRDAVEKYSLEMTKLKSLLMASMAIDLGIKPETLLETVQGKIQNIVFHHYPPCRHNADKVIGIPPHTDGLFLTIVLEVDATPGLQVSNDGRWFPVRPLPGSLTVFVGDILEVLTNGRYKSVEHRVLVDAERDRTTIATFQDACVAGMVKPLPELAEVARYISIEKHDYVHRQFQALTERANIVDSLKI